From the Burkholderia ubonensis subsp. mesacidophila genome, the window CGTTCCAGGGTCAGTCAAACAGTTGCAGCAAGGGCTTCGTGCTCGACACCGTGTCGAGCGGCGGCAGGTAGACGGGCGTGCCGGCCGGCAGCACGACGCCGAGATCGGCGAGACCGGTGTTGGCCTCGAGCACGGTTTCGACGGTGCCGTCGGTGCGGCCGTAGTGCCGCCAGCACAGCGCGTCGACCGTGTCGCCTTGCAGCGCGCGCACGATCATGGCCGGCTCCCTCGAGCCCGGATGCCGCGACCGTCGCGGGCCGCGGGTTGCGATCCGACGCGGAAGAATGTCGATGTCGAGTTGCTTGGCATGGCCGGATGTCGAACCGTGAGTCAGTGAAGATGGCTCACATGTTCGAACTTCGTGCGGCGCGGCTCAACGAACGGCGTGCGTCGTCCGCCCGGGCACGCAGCGCGGCGCGTGCCGGGGCGGGCGGGGCGTCTTACGCTTCAGGAAAGGGCGCGGTGCGGGGCTATGCAGCTGGATTGCAGCTTGGATGAACTGGCGGGGCCTTGAGTGACCTTGTGCAGCCTTGGTTTTGCGGTGGGCGCGGGGCGCGGGGCCTTGATGGGCAAGGGTGGGGGAGGCGTAGGTAAAACTCCGAAGGCAGGGGTTGCTGCGCCGCTCACCCCTGCTGCGCCAGCCGCGCGCGCAGCGCGTCGATCTCCGTATCCGCGAACACCTCGATGCCGTGCTGCCGCAGCAGCGCGGCGGTGACGCCCGCGCCCGCATGTCGGTTGCCCGCGAAGCTGCCGTCGTAGATGAAGCTGCTGCCGCATGACGGGCTGCCGTCGGCCAGCAGCGCGAAACCGCAGTCATGCGCGCGCGCCAGCGCCAGCGCGGCCTGCGCACCGGCGATGAAGGGCGCCGTGACGTCCGCGCCGGTCGCGTCGACGATGCGGGCGACGCCCGCCAGCACCCGCTGCCCGGATTCGCCGTCGGCGATTTCGGCCGGCGGCCGCGGCACGCCGAATCCTCCCGACAGCTCAGGACAGATCGGCACGAGACGTCCTTCGCGGCGCCATTGGTCCAGCGCCTGATGCGCGGCCGTCTTGGCCGACCCGTTGTAGCGGACCGGTTGGCCGAGCACGCACATGCTGACCAGGATCTTCTGTTTCGTCCGCAATGTCGTCTCCTCGCGCGGGATGGGGGAAAGGCCTGAAATTCTACGGCAGGCTTGCCGACGCACAGCGCGTGCCGCGCGCCGCGCCGTCATGCGAGAATCCCCCGCAACGACAACAGCATGCGTCGATCGCGACGGCCGTCCGCGCATCGCGCCGACCTCCGATGGTTCCATTCCCGACGTCCGTCGCCACAGCAGCAGCCGATGCGGATGCGCTGACCGAACCGCAGCGCGCGCTGCTCGCGCGCCTGCAGGCCTATGCGCCCGACGCGCCCGATGCACCGCTGCCGTACAGCCGCCGTCTCGCCGAAGCGGAGCACTGGCCTTACGAGCATGCGCTGGCCGTGATCGACGAATACAAGCGCTTCGCATTCCTCGCGCAGGCGGCCGGCCATCCGGTCACGCCGTCGCACGCGGTCGACGCCGCATGGCACCTGCATCTGCAATACACGCGCGAATACTGGGACGTGTTCTGCGCCGACGTGCTGCGCGCGCCGCTGCACCACGTGCCGGGCGCGGGCGCGCCCGGCGAGGCCGCGAAGTACGAACAGCACTACCGGCAGACGCTCGACAGCTACCGGCGGCTGTTCGGCTGCGAGCCGCCCGCGGTGATCTGGCCGCGTCCCGCGGCCGGGCCCGCCGACATCCCGGCGCAGCGCATCGGCCCGTCGTGTGAGCGCGCCAAGCGCACGCAAGGCTGGCGGCGCGTCGCGAAGTTCGCGTGGCCGGCGGCGGCGATCAGCGTCGCGGCGACCTGCGCGTCCGCGAGCGACTTCAACGTGCTGGACTTCTCGGGGCCGGAATTTCTCGCGTTCTACGTGCCGCTCTGCATCGCCGCGCTGCTGCTGATCGCCGGCCTGCAGTGGATCGAGTACCGGTTCCGCGCGTGGGGAACGCGGGCCCGCGAATCGTCGCCGGACCTGAGTGCGGAGGAAGCGGCCTATCTCGCGGGCGGCGGCTCACGGGTGGCGCAGGTCGCGACGCTGTCGCTCGCGCATGCCGGCGCGATCGAGCTGGTGCACCAGGCCAACGGCGCGCGGGTGCGGATCGCCGATCCGCAACACGCGGGCGCGTATGGCGCCGACTGGGAATGGCTGAGGAAGCAGCTCGGCGGCGAGACGAGCTACCACGCGTTTCGCGAGCGTCTCGCGTGGCGCGAAGCCGGCTACGCCGATGCGTTGCACCGGAAAGGCTGGCTCTGGGCGCCGGGCGAAATGCGCACGACGCGGATGGCCGCGCGCGCAATCCTGCTGCTCGTGCTCGGCGCGGGGGCGGCGAAACTCGCGATCGGCCTGAGCCGCGGCCGGCCGGTGTTGCTGCTGATGATCTTCATGGCGGCGTTCACGGCGGCATACCACTTCCTGGCCGGGCGCCTGCCCGGCTTCGGGCGCGGCGGCGTGACGAGCGGCGGCCAGGCGGCGCTCGACGCGCAACGGAACGAACGCCAGGGCGACCGCGCAACCCCGGACGGGCTGCTGTGGACGGCCGCGCTGTTCGGCGCCGGTGCGCTCGCGGGCACCATTTGGGCGGAGCACTTGGGTGCGCTGATGGCGCCGCCGCCCGTTGTCGCCGCGAAAACCGGCGGGTCGAGCGGTTCGTCCGACTCTGATGCCGGGGACAGCAGCGGTTCGAGCTCCTGCGGATCGTCGAGCTCGTGCAGCTCGAGCAGTTGCGGCGGCTGCTCGAGCAACTGAACGCGTTTCGAGCGCGGCCGGCCGCGCTCGGTTTTTTTTAATTTGAGATAAAAGCGGTGGCCGATGACGCCATGCGATACCAAGATGAAATCGATTGAATTACGCATCGAAATTAATTAGTTAGATGACTCATCCGTGCTGAAAAAGTGCCTCGACAAATTATATTGAGATAATAAAAAATAATTTCACGCGATACGTAAATAAATGGATTAAAGAAATTCGAAATACCTCCGTAAACGACGAATGCATAAGAGGAAATTCAAATTTGCATTGATTCGTACTTTTACGATGAGGCTTGAAATGAAGTACTTCACGCACAGCATCAAATTCAAGGTCGTTCTCGCATTCGTTGCCTGCGTCGTCCTGATGGCGGCGATCGGCGTATTCGGAATCAACGGCCTTGCCCGCCTCAATTCGAATGTCGCCAATGCGTATTCCGGCAATACGGTACCGATCAGCGAACTGTCAGAAATCCGCGCCGCCGAGTTCGGCATCCTGCTGAAATTGCGCCAGCTGCAGCTCGATCGCGACCCGGCGCGGACCAGGGCGGGCGTCGCGACGGTGCGCGCCGAGCAGGCGCGGCTCGACGCAACATGGGCCCGCTATTTCCCGGACGCGGTCACGAGCGACGGCGAGCGCCGGATCGCCGAGCGGATGCGGGACTTGCTGCCCGGCTTCCGGGCCGGGACGGACGACGCGCTCGCGATGCTGGAAAGCGGCAGCGACGCGCCCGGCGCGGCCCTCGACCGGCTGGCGCCGACTGCCGACGCGCTGCGGCGCGCGATCGACGACAACATCGCGCTGAACATCGTCCAGGCGAAGGCGTTCGCGGAGGACAGCGCCGCGACGTTCACGCGGATCTTCTATACCGCGATCGCGCTCGTCGGCGTCGGCGTACTGGTTGCCATCGGCGTATCGGCCTACCTGCTGCGGCAGATCACGCGGCCGCTCGATCGCGCGGTGCGGGTCGCCGGCGAGATTGCGGCCGGCCGGCTCGAGAACGGGATCGTCGTCGATTCGCACGACGAATTCGGCCGTCTGCTTGACGCGCTGGCCGTGATGGATCGGCAGCTCGGCGACACGGTGCGGGGCATCAAGCGCAATGCGGAATCGGTGACGATCGCCGCGCACCAGATCGCTAGCGGCAACGCGGACCTGTCGGCACGCACTGAAGCGCAGGCCGCGTCGCTCGAGCAGACCGCGGCGAGCATGACCGAGCTCGCGGAAACGGTGAAGCACAATGCGGACAACGCGCAGCAGGCGAACGCGCTGGCGACGCGCGCGTCGGGAATCGCCGACGCCGGCAATGACGCGGTGCTCGGCATGGTCGGCACGATTGAGGAGATCAGCGCCAGTTCGAGCCAGATTTCCGACATCACGGGCGTGATCGAGTCGATCGCGTTCCAGACCAACATCCTCGCGCTCAATGCCGCCGTCGAGGCGGCGCGCGCCGGCGAGCAGGGGCGGGGCTTCGCGGTCGTCGCGACCGAGGTGCGCAATCTCGCGCAGCGCTCGGCCGCGGCCGCGAAGGAGATCAAGGAGCTGATCGCGTCGTCGGTCGCGATGATCCGCGACGGCGCGAAACAGGCGACCGACGTCGGCGCGACGATGGCGCAGGTGAAGCTGGCGATCAAGCAGGTGTCCGACATCGTCGCCGAAATCGCCGCCGCGTCGCAGGAGCAGAGCCGCGGCATCGAGCAGGTCAATCAGGCGGTCGTGCAGATGGACGACGTCACGCAGCAGAATGCGGCGCTCGTCGAGCAGGCGGCCGCCGCGGCGCGCTCGCTCGAGGATCAGGCGGGCAGCCTGAAGGACGCGATGGCCGTATTCAGCGTCTCGGATGCGCGTGCCCCGGCGCGCGCGCCGGCGGCTGCCGCGATCGCGCACGCCGCACCCAGGCCGCTGAAGCTGGCGACGGCGGTCTCGACGGCAGACGGCGCGGTGTGGGAGACGTTCTGACGCCGCCCGCGCTGCAGCACGCGGCCGGATGCGGCCGCGCGAAGCCGGCCGGCGCGCGGGGCGCGGATTTCGTGCCGCCGCGCGCGCAAGCCGCCCGAAGCCGCGCGCGATCCGGCGCGCCTCTTTCGAACGCCGTTCGCCGTGACGGGGACGGTTGCCTGCCCGATGAACCTCTTCTCGTGCCTGACCAATGCCGATCTCACCGTGGAGACGCTCGCCGACGCGTGCCTGCGCTTCGACGCGGCCGACCGGGATCAGCGACTGGTCGTGCAAGCGCTGGCGATGCCGATGCTTGCGCGACGCCTGACGTGGCTGCGGCTTATGCAGCGGGCGAGCCCGGACAGCGCCGCGACGCGCTCGACGATTGAGCGGATCGAGTGCGCGCTCGCGAGCGCGCGTGCGCGGCTCGGACTCGACGGCGAATGCGGGGCCGCTGCCAGGGCGTAGCGCCGGCGGCGTCCTGACGGATTGCCGTGAGCGGGCCCTACGCCGTCATCGCATCCGCATCCGCGTGCGCCACGTCCCCGTCACCCGCCTCGACGATCAGCGTCCAGTCGAACGCCGGCAGCGCGCAGAGCTGCTCGACGGTGGCCGCGTACTCGTGCGCGGGCGTGCCCAAATAGCGCACCTTGTCGGTCCACTCGGGCAACGGCGCTTGCGACGTGGTCACCACGACCGCCAGCAGATCCTGTTCCGGCCGCTTGGCGACTTCGTGCAGGCTCTGCCTGACCTTGTCGAGATCGCCGTCGGCGTCGAGGATCAGCACGCCGGGAATCGGCG encodes:
- a CDS encoding DUF523 domain-containing protein yields the protein MCVLGQPVRYNGSAKTAAHQALDQWRREGRLVPICPELSGGFGVPRPPAEIADGESGQRVLAGVARIVDATGADVTAPFIAGAQAALALARAHDCGFALLADGSPSCGSSFIYDGSFAGNRHAGAGVTAALLRQHGIEVFADTEIDALRARLAQQG
- a CDS encoding tail protein X; the encoded protein is MIVRALQGDTVDALCWRHYGRTDGTVETVLEANTGLADLGVVLPAGTPVYLPPLDTVSSTKPLLQLFD
- a CDS encoding TIGR04222 domain-containing membrane protein; this encodes MVPFPTSVATAAADADALTEPQRALLARLQAYAPDAPDAPLPYSRRLAEAEHWPYEHALAVIDEYKRFAFLAQAAGHPVTPSHAVDAAWHLHLQYTREYWDVFCADVLRAPLHHVPGAGAPGEAAKYEQHYRQTLDSYRRLFGCEPPAVIWPRPAAGPADIPAQRIGPSCERAKRTQGWRRVAKFAWPAAAISVAATCASASDFNVLDFSGPEFLAFYVPLCIAALLLIAGLQWIEYRFRAWGTRARESSPDLSAEEAAYLAGGGSRVAQVATLSLAHAGAIELVHQANGARVRIADPQHAGAYGADWEWLRKQLGGETSYHAFRERLAWREAGYADALHRKGWLWAPGEMRTTRMAARAILLLVLGAGAAKLAIGLSRGRPVLLLMIFMAAFTAAYHFLAGRLPGFGRGGVTSGGQAALDAQRNERQGDRATPDGLLWTAALFGAGALAGTIWAEHLGALMAPPPVVAAKTGGSSGSSDSDAGDSSGSSSCGSSSSCSSSSCGGCSSN
- a CDS encoding methyl-accepting chemotaxis protein, with protein sequence MKYFTHSIKFKVVLAFVACVVLMAAIGVFGINGLARLNSNVANAYSGNTVPISELSEIRAAEFGILLKLRQLQLDRDPARTRAGVATVRAEQARLDATWARYFPDAVTSDGERRIAERMRDLLPGFRAGTDDALAMLESGSDAPGAALDRLAPTADALRRAIDDNIALNIVQAKAFAEDSAATFTRIFYTAIALVGVGVLVAIGVSAYLLRQITRPLDRAVRVAGEIAAGRLENGIVVDSHDEFGRLLDALAVMDRQLGDTVRGIKRNAESVTIAAHQIASGNADLSARTEAQAASLEQTAASMTELAETVKHNADNAQQANALATRASGIADAGNDAVLGMVGTIEEISASSSQISDITGVIESIAFQTNILALNAAVEAARAGEQGRGFAVVATEVRNLAQRSAAAAKEIKELIASSVAMIRDGAKQATDVGATMAQVKLAIKQVSDIVAEIAAASQEQSRGIEQVNQAVVQMDDVTQQNAALVEQAAAAARSLEDQAGSLKDAMAVFSVSDARAPARAPAAAAIAHAAPRPLKLATAVSTADGAVWETF